The Sphingosinicella humi genome has a window encoding:
- the rpoZ gene encoding DNA-directed RNA polymerase subunit omega: protein MARVTVEDCVDKIPNRFDLVLLSAQRARQISGGAELTLDRDRDKNPVVALREIAEQTVKPKHLEEALVSNLQRVQIDDEEAPDEVGSISQSAEALRLTAAAPPRNTNLAGDYE, encoded by the coding sequence ATGGCGCGCGTAACCGTCGAAGATTGCGTCGACAAAATCCCGAACCGGTTCGACCTGGTCCTGCTTTCGGCCCAGCGGGCGCGGCAGATTTCGGGCGGCGCCGAGCTGACGCTCGATCGCGACCGCGACAAGAATCCGGTCGTGGCCCTGCGTGAGATTGCCGAGCAGACGGTGAAGCCGAAGCATCTCGAAGAGGCTCTGGTCTCCAACCTCCAGCGCGTCCAGATCGATGACGAGGAAGCGCCGGACGAGGTGGGCTCGATCAGCCAGTCGGCCGAAGCGCTGCGCCTCACCGCCGCCGCTCCGCCG